The Desulfuromonadales bacterium genome segment CCGCGACCAGGGGAGCAATGAAAAAATCAAGGGGATCGCCAGGCCGACCGACATTCTGCTGCGCTCCGTCTCCTTCACCGGGCCCCTGGGTCTGGTCAGCGGCCGGCCCGAGGCCGCCGACCTGGAGTTGGCCGCCGCCATTGTCGCCGCCTACGGCAAGGGACAGGACGAGCCGCAGGTCGACATCCTCCTGCTGCAGGGCGACGAGCAACTCCGGCAGACGGTGGCTCCCCGGCCCCGGAAGGCCATCCAGGACCTGCGCATCGACTGACCGGCGGCCTGTTTCACGGCGCCAACGCAAAGAGCCCCCCGGCGAACGGCCGGGGGGCTCTTTGCGTTTGTTGCCGGAACGGGCAGGTCGGCTTACATCATGCCGCCCATGCCGCCCATGCCGCCCATGCCGCCGGGCATAGCCGGCATGGCCTCTTCCTTCTTCGGCGCGTCGGCCACGCAGGCCTCGGTGGTCAGCATCAGGCCGGCCACGGAGGCGGCGTTCTGCAGGGCGCTGCGGGTGACCTTGGTCGGGTCGATGATGCCGGCGGCCAGCATGTCGCCATAGGTGTCGGCGGCGGCATCGAAGCCGAAGGACCCTTTGTTGTTGATAACCTTGTCCACCACGATAGAGCCTTCATGGCCGGCATTGTTGGCGATCTGCCGCAGCGGCTCCTCGAGAGCGCGCTTGACGATGTTGACGCCGAACTGCTGCTCGCCGCCGAGTTTCATTTTTTCCAGGGCGGGGATGCAGCGCACCAGGGCGACGCCGCCGCCGGGGACGATTCCCTCCTCGACAGCCGCGCGGGTAGCGTGCAGGGCGTCCTCGACGCGGGCCTTCTTCTCCTTCATTTCGGTTTCGGTGGCAGCCCCGACCTTGACCACGGCGACGCCGCCGACCAGCTTGGCCAGGCGCTCCTGGAGCTTCTCACGGTCGTAGTCGCTCTTGGTCTCGTCGATCTGGGCGCGGATCTGCTTGACGCGGCCCTGGATGTCAGCTTCCTTGCCGGCGCCGTCGATGATGGTGGTGTTCTCCTTGTCGATGACGATGCGCTTGGCGCGGCCGAGCATGTCGAGGGTGGCGTTCTCCAGTTTGAAGCCGATCTCTTCGGAGATCACCTTGCCGCCGGTGAGGACGGCGATGTCTTCGAGCATCGCCTTGCGCCGGTCACCGAAGCCGGGGGCCTTGACGGCGGCCACGTTCAGGGTGCCGCGCAGCTTGTTGACCACCAGGGTGGCCAGCGCCTCGCCTTCGACGTCTTCGGCGATGATCAGCAGGGGACGGCCCTGCTTGGCCACCGGCTCGAGGACCGGCAGCAGATCGCGCATGTTGCTGATCTTCTTGTCGTGAATGAGGATCAGGGCGTCCTCGATGACCGTCTCCATCCGCTCGGCGTCGGTCACGAAGTAGGGGGAGAGATAACCGCGGTCGAACTGCATCCCCTCGACGGTCTCCAGGGTGGTTTCCATCGCCTTGGCTTCCTCGACGGTGATTACCCCTTCCTTGCCGACCTTTTCCATCGCCTGGGCGAGAATGTCGCCGATGGTCTTGTCGCTGTTGGCGGAGATGGTGCCGACCTGGGCGATCTCCTTGTGGTCCTTGATCGGCTTGGAGAGTTCCTTCAGCGCGGCGACGGCGGCCTCGACGGCCTTGTCGACGCCCCGTTTGATCTCCATCGGATTGTGGCCGGCGGTCACCAGCTTGATCCCTTCGCGGTAGATCGCCTGGGCCAGAACCGTAGCGGTGGTGGTGCCGTCACCGGCGATGTCGGAGGTCTTGGAAGCGACTTCCTTGACCAACTGGGCGCCCATGTTCTCGAAC includes the following:
- the groL gene encoding chaperonin GroEL (60 kDa chaperone family; promotes refolding of misfolded polypeptides especially under stressful conditions; forms two stacked rings of heptamers to form a barrel-shaped 14mer; ends can be capped by GroES; misfolded proteins enter the barrel where they are refolded when GroES binds), translated to MAAKEIKFGQDARSKILKGVNALADAVKVTLGPKGRNVILDKSFGAPLITKDGVTVAKEIELEDKFENMGAQLVKEVASKTSDIAGDGTTTATVLAQAIYREGIKLVTAGHNPMEIKRGVDKAVEAAVAALKELSKPIKDHKEIAQVGTISANSDKTIGDILAQAMEKVGKEGVITVEEAKAMETTLETVEGMQFDRGYLSPYFVTDAERMETVIEDALILIHDKKISNMRDLLPVLEPVAKQGRPLLIIAEDVEGEALATLVVNKLRGTLNVAAVKAPGFGDRRKAMLEDIAVLTGGKVISEEIGFKLENATLDMLGRAKRIVIDKENTTIIDGAGKEADIQGRVKQIRAQIDETKSDYDREKLQERLAKLVGGVAVVKVGAATETEMKEKKARVEDALHATRAAVEEGIVPGGGVALVRCIPALEKMKLGGEQQFGVNIVKRALEEPLRQIANNAGHEGSIVVDKVINNKGSFGFDAAADTYGDMLAAGIIDPTKVTRSALQNAASVAGLMLTTEACVADAPKKEEAMPAMPGGMGGMGGMGGMM
- a CDS encoding thiamine biosynthesis protein, with the protein product TPMEKEGLVDRSRLLDIQGRSRRRQAEFAEAWGLTDYPPSGGGCLLTEKSFSGRLRDLFAHQPGATVTDVELLKLGRQFRLSPNARLTLGRDQGSNEKIKGIARPTDILLRSVSFTGPLGLVSGRPEAADLELAAAIVAAYGKGQDEPQVDILLLQGDEQLRQTVAPRPRKAIQDLRID